The region TTTTCTGTAAGAAATATCTCATAAAACATTGGTctcatattttaattattctcCTAATCTCCTTATACAACATAACACACAACCCCAACCAAAACTTACTACTTGTGCGTTTCTTACTCCCATTCAAAGCAACATTCATAGAGTTAAGAAACCACGTTAACAGATCAAGTGGATCGCCCTGTTTCGTTATCTGGAACCTTTTCcgtgaacaaagaacaatgCTCTGCAGCATCTCGTGTGGTGAAACGTGCGCCTGGGGTCGAATAATTCCATAAAACATAATTGTGccaacatttattaaaagctTGTAAAAATCACCTTGAAATTTCTCGGGTTCCAAAGTTTTCGAATCAACTCTCCAAACCTgagaaaacataataaatatataattacaaTGGTAAGCAggtctataaatatatttaaacaacaattaacatttttgtCACATCATCTTATTAGGAaaagtttttatctttttaatataaattttaaaaaaagaaaaagagagattttagtttaatgttACGACTACGACCAACCTCTGAGAAAGTAAGATCATAATGTCACCGGGTGGCCGCTTGATATGAGAGTAATTCTGCTCacgtaaaaaatagtttcgtAACGGTGGAACGTGGGAGAGAgcctgtatatatatatatgtatataatggggtggggaaattatataataataataacattcaACATTAACTTAGAAACATTCACACTTGGGTTTATTTGCAACATACATGAGCATAATCCtacacaaacaaacacaaactttCTGTTTATAATATGAGGGACAAATACATGTTAAggactttttaaaagttgagattttaaatgtttttttgcctAAATAGAGCTACACAAGCGCCAGTGAACCTAGACCTTATTAAAGAAAACAGTCACTTTAaggaatatattaaaacactcACCTGCAAGATTACATTACAGTAATCGTTAGCTTTAATATTGTTCAAACCCACAATGCCTGGTAGATAAGTTGTGCCGTCGTACGCACGCATGAGTTTGGAGTCATTTAATAATTGCTTGATGTGTTTCTTGGTGAAAGTGGGATTCAACACGTACTGCAAAGTTCAATATTCagtataagaaaataaaatggtgttCATACAACGTAAAGAATCTTCTTATTCGTCTCAAACATGACTTTTCTCAAACGAggaactttatttaaattttacgaCTTTTAAACCCAGAAAGGTCTTTGCACAATCAGAAATAATTGATCGATATTAATATTTCACATCAAGCTAAAGATGACAACACAAACCGTTATATCTTCCAGTGAAGAATCCACGATCATGTAATTGTCCGGCAAGCAATAGAACTTAAGTGTATAGAGGTTCAGAAACACATGATGGTTGCATTCAACACTGTGCGTGTATGCGTGTGATTTACGCCCTCTTCCCTGTATGGGGGGTTTATATAATATTGAAACAGGGCAGATACTTTACCAACTACAAAGCTACAAATTATAGTTTACATTAATGAATAAGGTTCCATATGTTTGACAACCATAAATGTCactttaaaatcaaaacacaagCCCAGAAGTTTTCACTACTTTGGTATACTATGAGACCATATGGCTGTGTTGCAACACCTTCATTATTTAGCTGTTACGAATGCAATCCAACGAACCTGGAAGTATTTCCCGCACACTAGGCAGGCGTATACGTTTAAATGGGAGAgggaaacagaacacaactTCTCAAAATCAAAATCCAACACACTTCTGAACAAAGGAATTGGTTGTTAGCAATACATAAGGTGAAGCAATATGAACAACATTATAAAGATCCAACTTTAAgcaatgtttaaaaatgtatttgaaCCACACTGTAAGAAATATAGGAACAAAATAATAAGACCCTCCAAACAAGCGAgtgatttcatttaaaactatgGTGTCAAATGTTGTCTCCCCCACCTATTAATAGTATCAAGGTACGGACAACTTCTGCTCCGATCTACTTTGGGTTCGTTAAGATGTTCGTACTCATCATCTGATGAGTAAGCCTCCACCAAATTATCTGACGATGTTTCCGACTTCTTCTTGACCTCTGTCTCCTCGTCGGGTTCCAGCTTCCGTTTCTCTCCCTGGAAATattaattgaaaatataaaacaaagattttcATTTAAAGAGTAAAATGAATGTGAATAAAGGtcacgggttcaaggcttgatgctgcgcAATGGGTCCACGTGTTCTGGAGAAAATTacagcaattgttccaacctaatggttactaatgggttgtctaaattatacaaaacaacatcaacaattataaacaagttatattgaCGTACCTTCACATGAGCTGTGCCATTATTTTCCATTATTACAACAACTTATAAACAACAGGttctgtaaaacaaaccatGTGTGGAAAATGATGACAATGTTTGGGTTttcaaattaacaaaaacatttgaaagTGAAACAGATTTTCAAGATTTTAAGAAATTTTAAGGAATATCTAAGACAGTGACAAAAACTTTGAGTAAGAAATTAAACcagaaataaatgtttttaattccCAGCGAAAGTTAATTAAACTCTGATTCCTCTGTTGGTTCGGGAAACAGTTGAGTAATATCCATTGTTAGTAATTCAGTGAAACACGATATTGAAGCTTTTTCCACAAGTTGTTTATCGTTTGTTCCTTTCTTTCTTGCAACGGGAACTTTGGACGTGATATGACGAATCATAAATTCAATGTTTGCTGTCAGTTCTTCTGCTGTTTGATTTAACTGTTCAATataatcatattatttatcttttaaatttgttctgaataaagtaaataagaaaagccggaaaacgacagtcgttataacacaggtgttctgttccacctcgtgcccgcttataagttaccatacaggttactttgtggctgtgggtgattattttttaaaagtttttttattctgtttcttTTGCTGGTAAAATGTCCAAGATTGCTAttgtgaaataaaaacacgaccgacatatttattttccaaGTTTGTGTTAAGAGAGTTTGCTTATACCAATGCTTGGGTTTAACACATAAGACTTCgtagcaaacaaacaaacatgatTAAATTAACCCCTTACCCTCCcaacttttaatttacaaattaaaccaTTCGAATAATTCTGGTAAATAGTTTTTGTGACCAATGCCCTCAAGTGTTCAACGAAATCATCGCTCGTTCCCCACTTTTTGCTCGGTTTCATTCGACCAAGTTTGTCGTGAAGACCTTTGTGCGATTGAATTACATTCTCGCTGAACACTTGTGTGCTCAAATAAGCGTCGCAAACAACTTTGTTGCTCAAAACCTGCGGATGTAAAGATTTTGTGAGAAAAGTAGTCAAACAACTGAATGCAGTGAAGGTTTTACTTTGTGgagatttataaaaatcagCAGAAATGCGTTAACTTGTAAACTATCACTGgcttgttaaaacaaataactgaGTTTTAGAATTTTGGTCTGTTGCCCCTCATGCAAGAACAAATGAAACCCACCCCCACCCCACCCCGACCCCCACACCCACACCGACCCACACACCCACCCCGACCCCCACACCCACACCCACCCCCACAACCACCCCGACCCCCACACCCACACCGACCCCCACACCCACCCTGACCCCCACACCCACCCCGACCCCCACCCCGACCTGCACACACCTTATAAATAAGCTCGTTCCCTCCCGCAGCCACCGCCCCGTTATCCAACGCAAGCTCAACTTGCTCCTCAATGTCGGTAAAAAGGCAAACTTTATTCCTGATGTTGGTTGGGTGGGGCAAGTCAGCGGTGTCAAAGAAACTTAAAAGCTTTTtctaaaacattgaaaaacaGGAATAAACAATTAGGATACCTCAGTATTAAAAGTCTTGTTACAACCTATGGTAGGATTCCtgggtttataaaacaaaagcttCCAGAAAATTTAGtgaatttagattttaaacaaacaacttcaTTACGATATTAATGTTTCTCCGATTCACTGGAATACCGTAAACCCTGCAATAATAGCGATGACATCATACTCACTCTTTTTCCTTTCCCAACATAATTCTCAACAAGGTCAAGTTGCAACAAAACCACAGAATCTTGTTTAATATAATCAAGTACTGTGTATTTCTTCAGTAGTTTCACAGTTTCATAAACGCCTTTAATTTGCGGACGATACAattcattcaaataaacaTCATCAACAGGTTTGTCAGTTATTTCAATttctttttcaaatttaagttGATGAGGTTTCTGACGCCTgtgaataatttgtttaataagatAGAAAATCTATGCAGAATATAACAACTCCTGACAATATTTGCTTGTATAAAAAAGCACAAATACTAAGCAACACTTAAATACAGCTTGATGTAAATTCAGTTGATcttgttaaattaaaagttacacAAACTCACTCTTTCCATTTCTCGAGGTTTCTTCCTTTTCGAAAAGTGAGCGGTAACACCCTTGAAACATCGTTACGAACGAGGCCTTGTTTCTGCGTCAGGTTTGCGATTCTCATCTCCGCACTCGCTCTGTTTAACTGTTGGTTTCGATGGTTGGTATGGAGGTTCGCTGCGGGGGGTCGGGTCAACGTTGGGCCTTTGATGTAAAATTATTGCTGATTGTTTCCTTAACACTTTCGGCGCCAAtctacgtatatatacgtttaagTAACAATGGTTCGCGGTGCCATcacacgtatatatacgttttaccattttttcattgttacgAGTGCCGCgttgcatttaaactaatagtaaaccacgtatatatacgtacgCTCGATCTAGGCTGCATTGAGACTAAATGCGAACGTCTGCTTTGAGATTACGTTATTTTCGCCTAATTAGCTTGTGACTCTGCGATCAGCTGTTTCTGACGATTTCAAGTATATTTTACGCAATATTACTAGTTTACAATGTTTCACTGCTGCCACTGCTGGAATAATTACGGATAATGGTTCAAACTTCAATGATTTAGTGTCTGATCATTACAATTATGATGTtgtgaagttttgttttgtccaaTTCTTATTCTTACGGCTCTGAAGAAAAGTGAAGTTATGGATACATTGGTAGTGATGTTATACGTCCACACAAACGGGATAACATGGATATGTCACTGTTTCTTGGATTCCTGTTGCTTACTGTTGTATAATTTGCAACTTTCAATTGCAATTCATggcttatttaaaatttaataaaatccaaaattcGTGTGGCACCCAGTGTCCGATTGTTCAAATTAGTGCGGCGCCGAAAGTGttaacataagttttatttacctctttaaaaatgataacgagggtcaaattaatttaaacaacgaagagaattaacagcaaaacaacagtcgttaaaacacgctatgggtaaaagATGTGAGAAAGAGCGCCAGTTAAGAATCGTAGCTGTTGAACCCAATAACAATATTTCGATAATAATTGGGTAGGacagtgaagaatcctccggtacgTTACAGGTTTGTTGGGGTTAAAGTTTTAGTTGAAACGAATTCTTCACCAAAAACTAAAATCCGACTCACCGATTTGATATTTTGAGCGGAATGTTGCATTACACCTGCTGCAAAACTTCAATATATTTACTGAGTTCATTTTATGATTTACCCGCTgatcaaataataaaactaaatgtacTAGTTATTGGGGTGTACTACTATTCAATACGCTTCCAAACTTAACGAATACAACCGCAATATGAGATATTTatccaaataaataaattaaaaatcaacaattttaaaaacgaacCAAAATAGGCGCCATAGAAATCGTATAACTAGCTTCACGTTTccaacatagaaatcaaacAAGAGAGTAAAGCTCTAATGAACGGGTACGTCCAGTTTAAAATGATTAATAAAAcgaatatatgtatagtactaTACCATACTCACTGGGTAGtgattatataattatgtaaaatgggacaagaaaaaaatttgtcatcttaccccacccagaGTCGTAGAAACACCTATAGTATTTCTGACTTAtagtatttctatggctctgaccCCACCCgaccagagtcgtataaacaccgagtagtccaactgccgtctatgtgtgtccaaaatagagcaaaagtagTGACTTtggcaatgggtttaaacgaacttgttaagttttatttgtgttttcctattgtgggaaggtgtaaaacagcttctatttaccttaccaaacattttttagaaaaaatgtataaatttagccgcattaaatgactaaaatgtcgcaaatcaaccgcttctaattctaatttttgactttttttgacaaagaaaacaaataacacatgttttttacatttttcaacctttaaatttgtttttaggcccaagtttttctgtaatttaccgaaaaacatacatttttcctatacctactgtgttattttggacccaaattgccgttcaatttgtgttttacgtaacaatgggttggactactcggtatttctatggctctgccTGAATTGtcttgtaatgtttactactTTCTACTTTGCTTAataccaaggtgatcctagaatagaGATATtttagcggccattttcgataccttctactggtgccaccaacctaaaatttggacactgtactaactagaccccagcggtaccgaatctaaaataaaaaataaaaatttcgaaaaaatattaattatgaatattaatattcgtcataaaaacatatttatagaattttctcccgttccagcttcgaatatgttataacgctacgtaatagctacaaaatgaaacattattttctttaaaaaagtgcggggataNNNNNNNNNNNNNNNNNNNNNNNNNNNNNNNNNNNNNNNNNNNNNNNNNNcacatacgcccacaatggtagcagcgacgagccttgaacccattacctaatggttacaagCAGGCGCGCttaccactacgccacggcgccggacacaacatggtttagttttataaacaatctAAAATGTATGTTAGTGACAAcactaaaaatatcaaaatgtcTGCCCTGTATGCTATGTATGTATATCTGTATATAGCATGCATTTTTCCTCCCACAGTTGTCTCATACTTCTCAAACGTTACCCCTAAACAAAATACCGGTTGCTTTCATGCATTTAACAGTGTGGcatggtttttatattttatttcaactaGCACTATTCGAATACGCGGCGAACAcgtaatgacgtcattcttTGAAATCTCTCTTCATGACGTATTTAGACTCTTTGACGTCAGACAACTAAACCACGAATAAgaaaaatatgatattttattttgcaattttacATAGTCAACGAAGTAATGACATTTAATGGGAAAGCTTCTGCAAAATagaaaacatgattaaaatacatttatagtttatgtggctggcgttggtggaaagccactacggcacgacaagcccccagccaatggtagtgggtttctactcttTATGGTGAGAAACCCCTTGCCATACCTAGGCAAGGTAAAACCAAACCATATATTATAGACAAAAAGATTAAACGACGCCCATAGACAATGTGCACAACACGGAATACACcaacaaaaagaaataatacGACGAGTGCAGTAACCTACATGTGCCAAACATGCAACGAACACAACAGCTCAAATGTATCAAACAAGGGGACGCGGTCAAAATGTAATTAACGCgaacataatcattgaaacatctacaaataaaatatgctgGTTCCCATACTgaaggataatcatctgcagtgtacaccatattgaatgtccgaccgcaaggagtcgaagccaacaacagctccgcatgtcccaatcaaaaggtaattcgccatgttggtaccgcgatactcttgtcgtatcttcacacaatataataacgTCAGGGTGTTACGCACCGCATCGACCGTTACGAAACTGCgtcaggttgttacgaaccgcattgATATAGTGACCTAAATATGTAGCGTAGCATCACTtgcggcgacgtccacgcaacaaccTGACCGTTAACTTAATCAAaactgacgtaaccgcaccgatcgcagggtcatgacaatgctctgacccaccgtatcgacgtcgtagcgtaattgtgacgtgtccatcgtcccaatcacgctacatgacgtttgtatatttatttacagagatggagaagtttatttttatcatatatTTAATGGGAAATTATGTACTTATTATTTACGCGCATATTGTACTGCATGTtaatattactcgagtatttgtgtaccaacatagCGTTCTCACCAAGCGATCAGGACAATACAGAATCGCTGAAGGGTTCGACCTTTGTAGACAAAGTACccaatagagtgtacaacatcaaaatctgatccagcaagataatcgccatagtttcattgcatatatttcattgacatgcaaaatgcactatagtagtgactgattaaaaatagctggcaacattaggtccagcagaataagaatacagcagcgcagacaagaaacacatacaacacacaactcatACTTATAATACCCAAACCTCAAACCGTGTATCCTTTATCGacgtcttcgtctttgttcttcatctgcaaaacaaatgtaatgGTTACGTCACAGATAGAACAACTTTTGTAATCGTCACAAATTCATCGTTTTACAATTGATAACGTTTAAACTTATTTGGTTGTTAACGTTTAGCAACAACgctaataataaacaatgataatatacaataccttgcgcttttcttcggcagctttattcgctgacttttctgcaacaatatAATCGTTAAAATcggtttgtatattattacgtcataattacctttaTTCTTCTCTTGC is a window of Ciona intestinalis unplaced genomic scaffold, KH HT000123.2, whole genome shotgun sequence DNA encoding:
- the zf(ubp)-4 gene encoding U4/U6.U5 tri-snRNP-associated protein 2 — encoded protein: MENNGTAHVKGEKRKLEPDEETEVKKKSETSSDNLVEAYSSDDEYEHLNEPKVDRSRSCPYLDTINRSVLDFDFEKLCSVSLSHLNVYACLVCGKYFQGRGRKSHAYTHSVECNHHVFLNLYTLKFYCLPDNYMIVDSSLEDITYVLNPTFTKKHIKQLLNDSKLMRAYDGTTYLPGIVGLNNIKANDYCNVILQALSHVPPLRNYFLREQNYSHIKRPPGDIMILLSQRFGELIRKLWNPRNFKAHVSPHEMLQSIVLCSRKRFQITKQGDPLDLLTWFLNSMNVALNGSKKRTSSKFWLGLCVMLYKEIRRKMKIYSRKIPNPETPEELKQKLLKEDEYQEKMEKSPFLYLALDLPAAPLYKDELEHNIIPQVPLATLLAKFNGMTEKEYKGKRDSTMKRFEITRLPPYLIFYIKRFTKNLFFIEKNPTIVNFPVTNIDLEELVAADADVPHTCYDLMANIVHDGDPNEGKGSYRVHILHQGSNQWYELQDLHVSDILPQMITLSEAYIQIWALRTDKSKPPAPMEV
- the LOC100182532 gene encoding 39S ribosomal protein L1, mitochondrial isoform X1 — its product is MNSVNILKFCSRCNATFRSKYQIGPTLTRPPAANLHTNHRNQQLNRASAEMRIANLTQKQGLVRNDVSRVLPLTFRKGRNLEKWKERQKPHQLKFEKEIEITDKPVDDVYLNELYRPQIKGVYETVKLLKKYTVLDYIKQDSVVLLQLDLVENYVGKGKRKKLLSFFDTADLPHPTNIRNKVCLFTDIEEQVELALDNGAVAAGGNELIYKVLSNKVVCDAYLSTQVFSENVIQSHKGLHDKLGRMKPSKKWGTSDDFVEHLRALVTKTIYQNYSNGLICKLKVGRLNQTAEELTANIEFMIRHITSKVPVARKKGTNDKQLVEKASISCFTELLTMDITQLFPEPTEESEFN
- the LOC100182532 gene encoding uncharacterized protein LOC100182532 isoform X2 translates to MNSVNILKFCSRCNATFRSKYQIGPTLTRPPAANLHTNHRNQQLNRASAEMRIANLTQKQGLVRNDVSRVLPLTFRKGRNLEKWKERQKPHQLKFEKEIEITDKPVDDVYLNELYRPQIKGVYETVKLLKKYTVLDYIKQDSVVLLQLDLVENYVGKGKRVLSNKVVCDAYLSTQVFSENVIQSHKGLHDKLGRMKPSKKWGTSDDFVEHLRALVTKTIYQNYSNGLICKLKVGRLNQTAEELTANIEFMIRHITSKVPVARKKGTNDKQLVEKASISCFTELLTMDITQLFPEPTEESEFN